In one Lysobacter alkalisoli genomic region, the following are encoded:
- a CDS encoding energy transducer TonB, producing MMRVSAFMVAVLALVVGLAVAAPPGPKSVRDRIEASMLVTGEIDIDREGQVLAYRLDEFDKLPPEVVELLDRSVPAWAFKPVEIDGSPVKVRARTSILIHASKMDEDSYRISIAKAGFGSHDDDDMPTSKRLSPPRYPVDMAQAGVGGTVYLLIKVARDGEVLDVAPEQVNLRVVANERQLQRFRDTLAQNAIGAARRWQFNPPVKPDDSPYWVVRVPVDYVAPGHRVPKYGEWYSYVPGPRAEAPWEGVEHLDPPETLVAGGVYGIGKRGPELLTPLASPES from the coding sequence ATGATGCGTGTATCGGCTTTCATGGTGGCGGTACTGGCGTTGGTGGTCGGCTTGGCCGTGGCAGCCCCGCCGGGACCCAAATCGGTCCGCGACCGGATCGAGGCCAGCATGCTGGTCACCGGCGAGATCGATATCGACAGGGAAGGGCAGGTGCTGGCGTATCGGCTGGACGAATTTGACAAGCTTCCACCCGAGGTAGTGGAGCTGCTGGACAGGTCGGTTCCGGCGTGGGCATTCAAGCCGGTCGAGATCGATGGCAGTCCTGTGAAGGTGCGCGCACGCACCAGTATTCTCATCCATGCCAGCAAGATGGACGAGGACAGCTATCGCATCAGTATTGCCAAGGCCGGTTTCGGTTCGCATGACGATGATGACATGCCCACATCAAAGCGGCTTTCGCCGCCCCGATATCCCGTGGACATGGCTCAGGCAGGCGTTGGTGGCACCGTCTACCTGCTCATCAAGGTTGCACGTGATGGCGAAGTGCTGGATGTGGCGCCCGAGCAAGTCAATCTGAGGGTGGTGGCCAACGAGCGTCAGTTGCAGCGTTTCCGCGACACGCTCGCGCAGAACGCGATTGGCGCCGCGCGTCGCTGGCAGTTCAACCCACCGGTGAAGCCGGACGATTCGCCCTATTGGGTGGTGCGGGTACCGGTCGACTACGTTGCACCGGGCCATCGGGTCCCGAAGTACGGCGAGTGGTATTCCTATGTCCCTGGACCTCGTGCTGAAGCGCCGTGGGAAGGTGTTGAGCACCTGGACCCGCCCGAGACCCTCGTCGCCGGCGGCGTCTACGGGATCGGTAAGCGAGGCCCGGAGTTGCTTACGCCATTGGCTTCACCCGAGAGCTGA
- a CDS encoding monovalent cation:proton antiporter-2 (CPA2) family protein: protein MHGQGLELALVFLLAAVIAVPVFRRFGLGAVLGYLVAGVVLGPSGLRVIADAEPVLTASEIGVVMMLFVIGLELSLPRLKVMRRPVFGIGGLQVLLCGVALAGLSMLGGLGTKAAIVVGFGLALSSTAVGLQLLAERKTLTAPHGRLGFAILLFQDLAAIPLLAAIPLLGVAGDEAGPGWTGVVQALAAIAILVLGGRLLLRHVFRIVARSQMPEVFTGAALLTVLGSAWLMQHAGLSAGLGAFIAGVLLADSEFRHELESQIEPFKGLLLGLFFMAVGMSIDLGRVLSEPGLILALVATLMLLKFALIYLLGAIPGGLDKKEALRLGAVLALGGEFAFVVFAEAVRAGLLDLAMRDRLVATVGVSMALTPLLVIAVSRKLSRKPVPAAEREPDPMPDDGRPQVLIAGFGRFGQIVARVLAMHRTPFIVIEHDVEQLEFSRRFDNTIYYGDPGKPDLLRAAGAEHVRVFVVAIDDPGESLRVARSIRHLYPQARVLVQARDRRVSWELMDIGVEPVRELLHSSLHTGAQVLMALGVPEAAARQTAARFAEHDERLLHAQQPIRHDEDALRQTVKDARRELEELLDADAGQGVLGTASGPGAGDR, encoded by the coding sequence ATGCACGGCCAAGGTCTCGAACTCGCGCTGGTTTTCCTGCTCGCCGCGGTGATCGCGGTGCCGGTGTTCCGGCGCTTCGGGCTGGGGGCGGTGCTCGGCTATCTGGTCGCGGGCGTGGTGCTGGGGCCGTCGGGTCTCAGGGTGATCGCCGATGCAGAACCGGTGCTGACCGCATCGGAGATCGGCGTGGTGATGATGCTGTTCGTGATCGGCCTGGAGCTGTCGTTGCCGCGGCTGAAGGTGATGCGGCGGCCGGTGTTCGGGATCGGTGGGCTGCAGGTGCTGTTGTGCGGGGTGGCGCTGGCCGGGCTGTCGATGCTCGGCGGGCTGGGCACGAAGGCGGCGATCGTGGTCGGCTTCGGCCTGGCGTTGTCGTCGACCGCGGTCGGCCTGCAGTTGCTGGCCGAACGCAAGACCCTGACCGCGCCGCACGGGCGGCTGGGTTTCGCGATCCTGCTGTTCCAGGACCTGGCCGCGATCCCGCTGCTGGCGGCGATACCGCTGCTCGGCGTCGCCGGCGACGAGGCCGGGCCGGGCTGGACCGGGGTGGTGCAGGCGCTGGCCGCGATCGCGATCCTGGTGCTCGGCGGCCGGCTGCTGCTGCGGCACGTGTTCCGCATCGTCGCCCGTTCGCAGATGCCGGAGGTGTTCACCGGCGCGGCGCTGCTGACCGTGCTCGGTTCGGCGTGGCTGATGCAGCACGCCGGGCTGTCGGCGGGCCTGGGCGCATTCATCGCCGGCGTGCTGCTCGCCGATTCGGAGTTCCGCCACGAGCTGGAATCGCAGATCGAGCCGTTCAAGGGGCTGCTGCTGGGCCTGTTCTTCATGGCCGTGGGCATGAGCATCGACCTGGGCCGGGTGCTGTCCGAGCCGGGTCTCATCCTCGCCCTGGTCGCGACGCTGATGTTGCTCAAGTTCGCGCTGATCTACCTGCTCGGAGCAATCCCGGGCGGGCTGGACAAGAAGGAAGCGCTGCGCCTGGGCGCGGTGCTGGCGCTGGGCGGCGAGTTCGCGTTCGTGGTGTTCGCCGAAGCGGTACGCGCGGGCCTGCTCGACCTGGCCATGCGCGACCGCCTGGTCGCCACGGTCGGCGTGTCGATGGCATTGACCCCGCTGCTGGTGATCGCGGTGTCGCGCAAGCTGTCACGCAAGCCGGTGCCGGCGGCCGAGCGCGAGCCCGACCCGATGCCCGACGATGGACGCCCGCAGGTGCTGATCGCCGGCTTCGGCCGCTTCGGCCAGATCGTGGCCCGTGTGCTGGCGATGCACCGCACGCCATTCATCGTGATCGAGCACGATGTCGAGCAGCTGGAATTCTCGCGCCGCTTCGACAACACCATTTATTACGGCGACCCGGGCAAGCCCGACCTGCTGCGCGCGGCCGGTGCCGAGCACGTGCGCGTGTTCGTGGTCGCGATCGACGACCCGGGCGAAAGCCTGCGCGTGGCGCGCTCGATCCGCCACCTGTACCCGCAAGCCAGGGTGCTGGTGCAGGCGCGCGACCGCCGCGTGTCGTGGGAACTGATGGACATCGGCGTCGAACCGGTGCGCGAGCTGTTGCATTCCAGCCTGCACACCGGCGCCCAGGTGCTGATGGCGCTGGGCGTGCCGGAAGCCGCCGCGCGCCAGACCGCAGCCCGTTTCGCCGAGCACGACGAACGCCTGTTGCACGCCCAGCAACCGATCCGCCACGACGAGGACGCGCTGCGCCAGACCGTCAAGGATGCGCGCCGCGAGCTGGAGGAACTGCTCGACGCCGATGCTGGCCAAGGGGTGCTGGGCACGGCTTCAGGCCCGGGTGCAGGCGACCGGTAG
- a CDS encoding ankyrin repeat domain-containing protein produces MPEQVRSGASTPSVAGRTGGVAFDKWLVLCTVAGLVLASLTGLGTVAAALGGVLAQPAFALAVRRWRARASAPRLDWRGDGLALLGLWTAAGTGLALLLAWPMSTLVAQGSLSSALGVSAVIGLVLIALWRTWPLWHRIEHRGGSLAAAWRTLGDCEPGAWRGLAAAGVVLVPLLLVLLLAWPGLLSGGLRVMAVLALTLGSPLLHFVLQSLRDPEPVLVIGGLPVEGVVDDGPDAAVAVEPAVADGEPLEPALHAAARSGRVERALELIEAGADPHAPPSENERDRRSLAVLAAVLPDLRLLRRLIAAGVDLNESHGGMTPLIAATRDSWHGRPDAVMTLLANGADPRVRDSEGNTPLHHAARSSDPGVAALLRDAAADIDALNDDGQSPLGVACACGNWRLARFLLERGARPHPQGGRPALLDAAGGDEDDPAGVQLLLKQKARVDATDGRSRTALHEAVLAGHADIVSVLLAAGADPAAVDAQGHNAVLEAARAGRPSILEQLLAHLPDEGADEANALDAAGRNALQLACMAEATTPALIQRLLALGVPPEHRDSEGQRAVDRAAQIGRWALVAALDAGYALPISVGGDLSDDELDASIDAPLPDRPPVELLREALAEGREHAAGPMAKLVPAAELGRMLHAESLPPVAQVEWLLRHGATADVRNANGDTVLFDWLGRGPSAWPQIDVLLRHGVSPAGRGGLARFMAACLADKGGARADEAQALALLERGADPFAASPAGDPALALAVRLGWPHLLDRLLTTGVDLNVRDSHGMSALHLAAALGRGDMLKRLVACGAAPDLLAADGQTPLGVALASGRRDLADWLDWRGWVLPRRPLRDSDVPAAAIIGDVDAVRRLLDLGHPVDAMDSQGCSALLRAAGGGHAALVELLLERGADPKRAANSGATPLSAAVSMRHSGIVDCLLAAGAALEQRLPGELTVLMVACALGLPDMAGRLLAAGADAHAVDAQGRTPLHCAAMYAFTARDRSRLVALFDTLLLADGDVDVSAAGATPLLLLLGARAEPGTAADEDCLIAGLELLLDHDAQLDVADPRGFGPLHLAALHGLSAVVQWLLRAGANPDLRDSLNRTPREIAVMRGFVDIAAEFAPPDASNSVSMARFLRDRN; encoded by the coding sequence TGGCTGCGGCGCTGGGCGGGGTGCTGGCACAGCCGGCGTTCGCGCTGGCGGTGCGGCGCTGGCGCGCACGCGCCAGCGCGCCACGACTGGACTGGCGCGGCGACGGTCTCGCCCTGCTTGGCCTGTGGACCGCGGCGGGGACGGGTTTGGCATTGCTGCTGGCATGGCCGATGTCGACACTGGTGGCGCAGGGTTCGTTGTCATCGGCATTGGGCGTGAGCGCGGTCATCGGCCTGGTGCTGATCGCGTTGTGGCGGACCTGGCCACTCTGGCACCGGATCGAGCACCGTGGCGGCTCGCTTGCGGCGGCCTGGCGGACACTCGGCGATTGCGAGCCCGGCGCCTGGCGCGGGCTGGCCGCGGCGGGCGTGGTGCTGGTGCCGCTGCTGCTGGTGCTGCTGCTGGCCTGGCCGGGACTGCTCTCCGGCGGCCTGCGCGTGATGGCAGTACTGGCGCTGACTCTGGGTTCGCCGTTGCTGCACTTCGTGCTGCAGAGCCTGCGCGATCCAGAGCCGGTGCTGGTGATCGGCGGCCTGCCGGTCGAAGGAGTCGTCGATGACGGTCCCGATGCGGCCGTGGCGGTGGAACCGGCCGTGGCCGATGGCGAGCCGTTGGAGCCGGCCCTGCATGCCGCCGCCCGTTCCGGCCGGGTCGAGCGCGCACTGGAACTGATCGAGGCCGGCGCCGACCCGCACGCGCCGCCGTCCGAAAACGAGCGCGACCGGCGCAGCCTGGCCGTGCTGGCCGCGGTGCTGCCCGACCTGCGCCTGCTGCGGCGGCTGATCGCGGCAGGGGTCGATCTCAACGAATCCCATGGCGGCATGACGCCGTTGATCGCCGCCACCCGCGACAGCTGGCATGGCCGTCCCGACGCGGTGATGACCCTCCTCGCCAACGGCGCCGACCCGCGCGTTCGCGACAGCGAAGGCAACACCCCGCTGCACCACGCCGCGCGCAGCTCCGATCCTGGCGTGGCGGCGCTGCTGCGTGATGCCGCCGCCGATATCGACGCGCTCAATGACGATGGTCAGTCGCCGCTCGGCGTGGCCTGCGCCTGCGGCAACTGGCGGCTGGCGCGGTTCCTGCTCGAGCGTGGTGCCCGCCCGCATCCACAGGGCGGACGCCCGGCCCTGCTCGATGCCGCTGGCGGCGATGAGGACGATCCGGCCGGCGTGCAGCTGCTGCTCAAGCAGAAGGCGCGCGTCGATGCCACCGATGGGCGCAGCCGCACCGCCCTGCACGAAGCAGTGCTGGCCGGCCATGCGGATATCGTCAGCGTGCTGCTGGCGGCCGGTGCCGACCCGGCCGCCGTCGACGCGCAGGGCCACAACGCGGTACTCGAAGCCGCCCGTGCCGGCCGTCCTTCGATACTCGAACAACTGCTCGCCCACCTGCCCGACGAGGGCGCCGACGAGGCCAACGCGCTCGATGCCGCCGGCCGCAACGCGCTGCAACTGGCCTGCATGGCCGAAGCGACGACGCCGGCACTGATCCAGCGCCTGCTCGCGCTCGGCGTGCCGCCCGAGCACCGCGACAGCGAAGGCCAGCGCGCGGTCGATCGGGCGGCCCAGATCGGGCGTTGGGCGCTGGTGGCCGCGCTCGATGCCGGCTATGCGTTGCCGATCAGTGTCGGCGGCGACCTGTCCGATGACGAGTTGGATGCCAGCATCGATGCACCGTTGCCCGACCGACCGCCGGTCGAACTGCTGCGCGAAGCCCTCGCAGAGGGCCGCGAACACGCTGCCGGGCCAATGGCCAAGCTGGTGCCGGCCGCCGAGCTGGGCCGGATGCTGCATGCCGAATCATTGCCACCTGTCGCCCAGGTCGAATGGCTGTTGCGCCATGGCGCCACTGCCGATGTGCGCAACGCCAATGGCGATACCGTCCTGTTCGACTGGCTGGGCCGCGGTCCGTCCGCGTGGCCGCAGATCGATGTGCTGCTTCGGCATGGCGTGAGCCCTGCCGGCCGTGGCGGTCTGGCCCGCTTCATGGCGGCCTGCCTGGCCGACAAGGGCGGTGCCCGGGCCGACGAGGCGCAGGCACTGGCGCTGCTCGAACGCGGTGCCGATCCGTTCGCCGCCTCACCGGCGGGCGATCCGGCGCTGGCGCTGGCGGTGCGGCTGGGCTGGCCACACTTGCTCGATCGCCTGCTCACGACCGGTGTCGACCTCAACGTTCGCGACAGCCACGGCATGAGCGCGCTGCATCTGGCCGCGGCGCTCGGCCGCGGGGACATGCTCAAACGTCTGGTCGCGTGTGGCGCCGCTCCCGACCTGCTCGCTGCCGATGGCCAGACCCCGCTCGGTGTGGCCCTGGCATCGGGCCGTCGTGATCTGGCCGATTGGCTCGATTGGCGCGGCTGGGTACTGCCACGGCGCCCGTTGCGCGATTCCGATGTGCCGGCCGCCGCGATTATTGGCGATGTCGATGCGGTGCGCCGGCTGCTCGACCTTGGCCATCCGGTCGATGCGATGGACAGCCAGGGCTGCAGCGCATTGCTGCGCGCGGCCGGTGGCGGACATGCTGCCCTGGTCGAGCTGCTGCTTGAACGTGGAGCCGATCCGAAACGGGCCGCCAACTCCGGTGCCACCCCGCTGTCGGCCGCGGTCAGCATGCGCCATTCCGGGATCGTCGATTGCCTGCTTGCGGCGGGCGCCGCGCTCGAGCAACGCCTGCCCGGCGAACTGACCGTGCTGATGGTCGCCTGCGCGCTCGGCCTGCCGGACATGGCCGGACGCCTGCTCGCCGCCGGCGCCGATGCCCATGCGGTCGATGCCCAGGGCCGCACGCCGCTGCACTGTGCGGCGATGTACGCCTTTACCGCCCGCGACCGCTCGCGACTGGTCGCACTGTTCGACACCCTGCTGCTGGCCGACGGTGATGTCGATGTCAGCGCCGCCGGAGCGACCCCGCTGCTGTTGCTGCTCGGCGCCCGTGCCGAGCCCGGCACCGCGGCCGACGAGGACTGCCTGATCGCCGGCCTGGAACTGCTGCTCGATCACGACGCCCAGCTTGATGTCGCCGATCCGCGCGGCTTCGGCCCGCTGCACCTGGCGGCCCTGCATGGTCTGTCCGCGGTGGTGCAATGGCTGCTGCGCGCCGGAGCCAACCCCGATCTGCGCGATTCGCTCAACCGCACCCCGCGCGAGATCGCGGTGATGCGCGGCTTCGTCGACATCGCCGCCGAATTCGCCCCGCCCGACGCGAGCAACAGCGTGTCGATGGCGCGGTTCCTGCGCGACCGGAACTGA